A part of Larkinella insperata genomic DNA contains:
- a CDS encoding UvrD-helicase domain-containing protein — translation MFKVFSSSAGSGKTYTLTKEYLKLALRDRTELGKSFEAHQFKHILAVTFTNAAARDMKDRILEQLQKITAGDLNSQLRDLSEELQLEPAELQNRARQTFHTILHDYSAFSVLTIDSFVQRVVTAFTDDLELPYSFEVEMDTDAILQTAIDRLLEKVGQEDHPYLSEALEEFYLENATDGRSWYGLAGTLADFSKGQLGDRNYDYVQKLKELNPGHFRTIRRNLREKNREVEKQIEQLAQDGHRLIQQAGISEKAFYYGDKGVGAYFKKRISLAGFPEDPNSYVRKAVDEDVWHSGKKTLTPEQLQIEAIKEQLREYILQIEKLRQDSRLRYRTFGAIEQHLQKVALLKQIKQECDDLLREQNRIHISEFNRLIVKVVTDEPVPFIYERLGERFHHILIDEFQDTSKLQFVNLLPLIDNNLAYQRFNLAVGDAKQAIYRFRGGDMDQIVALHSGKLDPLLSAHETSEMTLERLSGLQPHLQPDRLATNWRSAESIVEFNNSFFRFMADFYTGTDFEKVTEVFDEQFRQASAKAGVPGHVQIDFIEKPDRFAAKTDDEEGPDFNTQMVERTLALIRKAVADGYQYGDIAVLCRFKKNARKIADYLEANDIPLTSEDSLTLQSSERVRFLVSLLQLLHQPENRMVRYDMLFLYTRLINPDRPNAELMEFMDEMAKAEDVQEIFRLISKIDKDPLDPVTLQQLTIYELTEKLAEYFDLYENERDCAYLFRFTDEVLSYSSRYSSHLPDFLAYWETAQEKVSVSAPPDHSAVTIQTIHKSKGLEYPVVIIPFADWSYKPRNNETMWAELGPLGELDELAIPDTARQEIKRLKTATITIRKDLDETPLAAQYQDELYRTFVECMNLVYVAFTRPTDRLYIIAAKQDFSTTKDGGYKNANGIDFWLYTYLTDLRGNPCWEDGKASYSLYDYITQPTHRPLLPSEPFSVWVGNREGTQPLRLRRIERTFDPTAFEKARAWWQKVCTALSLIQTPDDAEGTIRRMVAEGLLRASEQEAMQSALHTLLADPDMGSLFTPASRGDNNRRILSSNGGKSQRSGPNRVVHFPDKTVLANYLTEPADDAQHARMRSFMRMYQQMGHARVEGWLVFIPDRSVLKLT, via the coding sequence ATGTTTAAAGTCTTCAGTTCATCCGCCGGATCAGGAAAGACCTACACGCTGACCAAGGAATACCTTAAACTGGCCCTGCGTGACCGGACCGAACTGGGTAAATCGTTTGAAGCCCACCAGTTTAAGCACATTCTGGCCGTCACCTTCACCAACGCGGCTGCGCGGGACATGAAGGACCGGATTCTGGAACAGCTTCAAAAGATTACGGCGGGCGATCTCAACTCCCAACTCCGGGACCTCTCCGAAGAACTCCAGCTGGAACCGGCGGAACTCCAGAACCGGGCGCGGCAGACGTTTCACACCATTCTGCACGACTACTCCGCCTTCTCCGTGCTGACCATCGACAGTTTCGTGCAGCGCGTCGTGACGGCTTTTACCGACGATCTGGAATTGCCCTACAGTTTCGAGGTCGAGATGGACACCGACGCCATTCTGCAAACGGCCATCGACCGGCTGCTGGAAAAAGTGGGCCAGGAAGACCACCCCTATCTGTCGGAAGCGCTGGAAGAATTTTACCTCGAAAACGCCACCGACGGCCGGAGTTGGTATGGATTGGCGGGCACCCTCGCCGATTTTTCCAAAGGCCAGTTGGGCGACCGCAATTACGATTACGTTCAGAAACTGAAGGAGTTGAATCCGGGCCACTTCCGAACCATCCGGCGGAATCTGCGCGAAAAAAACCGCGAAGTGGAAAAACAGATCGAGCAACTGGCGCAGGACGGTCACCGGCTAATTCAGCAGGCCGGCATTTCCGAAAAAGCCTTTTATTACGGTGACAAGGGCGTTGGGGCGTATTTCAAGAAACGGATTTCGCTCGCGGGCTTTCCGGAAGATCCCAATTCGTACGTGCGGAAAGCGGTTGACGAAGATGTCTGGCACTCCGGCAAGAAGACCTTAACGCCCGAACAGCTTCAGATTGAAGCCATCAAGGAACAACTCCGGGAATACATTCTGCAAATTGAAAAACTCCGGCAGGACAGTCGACTGCGTTACCGGACGTTCGGGGCCATTGAGCAGCACCTGCAAAAAGTGGCCCTGCTGAAACAGATCAAGCAGGAATGCGACGATCTGCTGCGGGAACAGAACCGCATTCACATTTCGGAGTTCAACCGGCTGATTGTGAAAGTTGTCACCGACGAACCGGTGCCGTTTATCTACGAGCGGCTGGGCGAACGGTTTCATCACATCCTGATCGACGAGTTTCAGGATACGTCCAAACTGCAGTTTGTCAACCTGCTGCCGCTGATCGACAACAACCTGGCCTACCAGCGGTTTAACCTGGCCGTGGGCGACGCCAAGCAGGCTATTTACCGGTTCCGGGGGGGCGATATGGACCAGATTGTGGCCCTGCACAGCGGCAAACTCGACCCGTTACTGTCGGCGCACGAAACCAGTGAAATGACACTCGAACGGCTTTCGGGTCTCCAACCCCACCTGCAACCCGACCGGCTGGCAACCAACTGGCGCAGCGCCGAGTCGATCGTGGAATTCAACAACAGCTTTTTCCGGTTCATGGCCGATTTCTACACCGGCACGGATTTCGAGAAAGTGACGGAGGTGTTCGACGAACAATTCCGGCAGGCGTCGGCCAAAGCCGGGGTGCCGGGCCACGTGCAGATCGACTTCATTGAGAAACCCGACCGGTTTGCCGCCAAAACCGACGACGAAGAAGGACCGGATTTCAATACGCAGATGGTCGAACGGACGCTGGCGCTGATCCGGAAAGCCGTGGCCGACGGGTATCAATACGGCGACATTGCCGTGCTGTGCCGTTTCAAGAAAAACGCCCGGAAAATTGCCGACTACCTGGAAGCCAACGACATTCCGCTGACTTCGGAAGATTCGCTGACACTCCAGTCATCGGAACGGGTTCGGTTTCTGGTGTCGCTGCTGCAACTGCTGCACCAGCCCGAAAACCGGATGGTGCGCTACGACATGCTGTTTCTCTACACCCGGCTCATCAACCCAGACCGGCCCAATGCCGAGCTGATGGAGTTCATGGACGAAATGGCGAAGGCCGAGGATGTGCAGGAGATTTTCCGGCTGATCTCGAAAATCGACAAAGACCCGCTCGACCCGGTTACGCTCCAACAGCTTACCATCTACGAACTGACCGAAAAGCTGGCCGAGTACTTCGACCTCTACGAAAACGAACGGGATTGCGCCTACTTGTTCCGGTTCACCGACGAAGTCCTGAGTTACAGCAGCCGGTACAGCAGCCACCTCCCCGATTTTCTGGCCTACTGGGAAACCGCCCAGGAGAAAGTATCGGTCAGCGCCCCGCCCGACCACTCCGCCGTGACCATCCAAACCATCCACAAATCCAAAGGGCTGGAATACCCCGTCGTTATCATTCCGTTTGCCGACTGGTCCTACAAACCCCGCAACAACGAAACCATGTGGGCCGAACTCGGACCGCTGGGCGAACTGGACGAACTGGCGATTCCGGACACGGCGCGGCAGGAAATCAAGCGGCTGAAAACCGCAACCATCACGATCCGGAAGGATCTGGACGAAACTCCGCTGGCGGCTCAGTACCAGGACGAACTCTACCGGACGTTTGTGGAGTGCATGAACCTGGTGTACGTGGCCTTTACCCGCCCCACCGACCGGCTGTACATCATTGCGGCCAAGCAGGATTTCTCGACGACCAAAGACGGCGGCTACAAAAACGCCAACGGCATTGATTTCTGGCTGTATACGTATCTGACTGATTTGCGGGGCAATCCGTGTTGGGAAGACGGCAAAGCGAGCTATTCTTTGTACGATTATATAACTCAACCCACCCACCGACCGTTACTACCTAGTGAACCTTTTTCGGTCTGGGTGGGCAACCGCGAAGGCACGCAGCCGCTCCGGCTCCGGCGCATCGAGCGGACGTTCGACCCGACGGCTTTCGAAAAAGCCCGGGCCTGGTGGCAGAAAGTCTGCACCGCCCTGTCGCTGATTCAGACGCCCGATGATGCAGAAGGGACGATTCGCCGGATGGTGGCCGAGGGGCTGTTGCGGGCTTCGGAGCAGGAAGCCATGCAGTCGGCGCTCCACACGCTGCTGGCCGATCCGGACATGGGGTCGCTCTTCACCCCGGCCAGTCGGGGTGACAACAACCGGCGGATTCTGAGCAGCAACGGGGGCAAATCGCAGCGGAGCGGCCCAAACCGGGTGGTTCATTTTCCGGACAAAACGGTTCTGGCCAATTACCTGACCGAGCCGGCCGACGATGCCCAGCACGCCCGGATGCGGTCGTTTATGCGGATGTATCAGCAAATGGGCCATGCGCGGGTGGAAGGCTGGCTGGTGTTTATCCCGGACCGCAGTGTCCTTAAACTAACCTGA
- the hisD gene encoding histidinol dehydrogenase, with protein MQILAFPSRAEWPRLLARPVQSTEAIEKAVAPILEQVRNRGDQALAELSEKFDKLAYTGRPFQPADFKAAENQVSHELKAAIQQAYRNIRKFHEAQRQPIEKIETMPGVTCWRRSVGIEKVGLYIPGGTAPLFSTVLMLGIPAQLAGCKEVVLCTPSDHPAILYAAQLVGITKAFRVGGAQAIAAMAYGTESIPKVYKIFGPGNQYVTAAKMLVAKEGMAIDMPAGPSEVAIYADETAVPAFVAADLLSQAEHGADSQVLLVSTDKHVVSTVHLALIAQLERLPRHELAAQAIKNSKAILVETDDDAIDLLNAYAAEHLILSVENAETVAERITNAGSIFLGNYTPESAGDYASGTNHTLPTNGFARAYSGVSMDSFVKKITVQSITEDGIKALGPTIEAMAEAESLEAHKHAVSLRLASLQ; from the coding sequence ATGCAAATTCTTGCGTTTCCTTCCCGTGCGGAGTGGCCCCGGCTGCTGGCCCGGCCCGTGCAGTCGACCGAAGCGATTGAAAAAGCCGTTGCGCCCATTCTGGAACAGGTTCGCAACCGGGGTGATCAGGCGCTGGCCGAACTATCGGAAAAGTTTGATAAACTGGCCTACACCGGCCGCCCGTTTCAGCCCGCTGATTTTAAAGCGGCCGAAAACCAGGTTTCCCACGAATTGAAAGCCGCCATTCAGCAGGCTTACCGGAATATCCGGAAATTTCACGAAGCCCAGCGGCAACCCATCGAGAAAATCGAAACCATGCCGGGCGTTACGTGCTGGCGCCGGAGTGTGGGCATCGAGAAAGTCGGGCTTTACATTCCGGGTGGCACGGCTCCCCTGTTCAGTACGGTATTGATGCTTGGCATTCCGGCCCAACTGGCGGGTTGCAAAGAGGTTGTCCTCTGCACGCCCAGCGACCACCCGGCCATCCTGTACGCGGCCCAACTGGTGGGCATTACCAAGGCTTTTCGGGTTGGGGGGGCGCAGGCCATTGCGGCTATGGCGTACGGCACCGAATCCATTCCGAAGGTTTACAAGATCTTCGGCCCGGGTAATCAGTACGTAACGGCGGCCAAGATGCTGGTGGCCAAAGAAGGCATGGCGATTGACATGCCCGCTGGTCCCTCAGAAGTAGCCATTTACGCCGACGAAACTGCCGTTCCGGCTTTTGTGGCCGCCGATCTTCTGTCGCAGGCCGAACACGGAGCCGACAGCCAGGTGCTGCTGGTTTCTACGGATAAACACGTCGTCTCAACCGTTCATTTGGCCTTGATCGCGCAGTTGGAGCGGTTGCCCCGGCATGAACTGGCCGCGCAGGCCATTAAAAACAGCAAGGCCATTCTGGTGGAGACGGATGACGATGCCATCGACCTGCTGAACGCCTATGCCGCCGAACACCTGATTCTGAGCGTCGAGAACGCCGAAACCGTGGCCGAACGGATCACCAACGCCGGGTCCATTTTCCTGGGAAATTACACCCCCGAGTCGGCGGGTGACTACGCATCCGGTACCAACCACACGCTACCGACCAACGGCTTTGCCCGGGCCTACAGCGGGGTTTCGATGGATAGCTTCGTCAAGAAAATCACAGTTCAATCGATTACCGAGGACGGTATTAAGGCGCTGGGGCCCACGATTGAAGCCATGGCCGAAGCCGAATCTCTGGAAGCGCACAAGCACGCGGTGAGTCTGCGGCTGGCGAGTTTGCAATGA
- the hisC gene encoding histidinol-phosphate transaminase yields MFDLNTLLRPHILTLTPYSSARDEYTGKEGVFLDANENPFGSAVTRSTSGDSEMEDHYNRYPDPHQYAIKERLAPIKGVRPTQIFIGNGSDEPIDLLVRATCVPGQDSILIVPPTYGMYEVSAAINDVLLIRVPLTPAFQLDVPAVLAAIQPRTKLLFVCSPNNPTGNLINRDDVLTLLTSFQGLVVVDEAYIDFADTPSFTTLLDQYPNLVVLQTFSKAWGLAALRSGMCFASEALIDVLNKIKPPYNVSGPTQKLLLMALGNVSSKDDMVARILAQREELTRNLLNLPLVRHVYPSDANFVLVKFDDPKAVFDYLIGQQIIVRDRHRVKLCEGCLRITVGTESENQQVLSLLQTYADQLSTTV; encoded by the coding sequence ATGTTTGATCTCAATACCCTCCTTCGTCCCCACATCCTGACGCTAACCCCCTACTCCTCGGCCCGCGACGAGTACACCGGTAAAGAGGGCGTTTTTCTGGACGCCAACGAAAACCCGTTCGGGTCGGCGGTTACCCGTTCAACGTCTGGTGATTCGGAAATGGAGGATCATTACAACCGCTATCCGGACCCGCACCAATATGCCATCAAGGAGCGACTGGCCCCGATCAAGGGCGTTCGGCCCACGCAGATTTTCATTGGCAACGGCTCCGACGAACCCATTGATCTGCTGGTGCGGGCAACCTGCGTACCGGGTCAGGATTCCATTCTGATTGTGCCGCCGACCTACGGCATGTACGAAGTGAGCGCGGCCATCAACGATGTGCTGCTCATCAGAGTCCCGCTGACGCCGGCGTTTCAACTGGACGTTCCGGCGGTGCTGGCGGCTATTCAGCCCCGGACCAAGCTGCTGTTTGTCTGCTCGCCCAACAACCCGACCGGCAACCTGATCAACCGCGACGACGTGCTGACGCTTCTGACCAGCTTTCAGGGACTGGTGGTGGTCGATGAAGCCTACATTGACTTTGCCGACACGCCGTCTTTCACCACCCTGCTGGACCAATACCCGAATCTGGTCGTGCTGCAAACCTTCTCCAAAGCCTGGGGGCTGGCGGCTCTGCGCTCCGGGATGTGCTTTGCGTCGGAGGCCCTGATTGACGTTCTGAACAAAATCAAACCACCTTACAACGTGAGTGGTCCAACCCAGAAGTTGTTACTTATGGCCCTGGGCAACGTCTCCAGTAAGGATGACATGGTGGCCCGGATTCTGGCTCAACGGGAAGAATTAACCCGCAATCTGCTCAATTTACCGCTGGTTCGGCACGTTTACCCTTCGGATGCCAACTTCGTCCTGGTGAAATTCGACGATCCGAAAGCGGTTTTTGATTACCTGATCGGCCAGCAAATTATCGTTCGCGACCGGCATCGCGTCAAACTTTGCGAAGGTTGCCTGCGCATCACCGTCGGAACCGAGTCGGAAAACCAGCAGGTGCTGAGCCTCTTGCAAACCTACGCCGACCAGCTATCCACCACCGTTTAA
- the hisG gene encoding ATP phosphoribosyltransferase, translating into MSSILRIALQKSGRLSEDSYQLFKECGIRFDYGTGKLKSVSSNFPAEFLFLRDDDIPGYVEDGVADLGIVGENVAVESTHQVETVHRLGFSKCRLSLAIPRATDWNGIHDLAGKSIATSYPRILGNYLQEKQISAEIHEISGSVEIAPGIGLAEAICDIVSSGSTLLSNGLKEVEVIFRSEAILIARPTLEAEKQTLLEKLLFRIKAVQAAKNNKYIVLNAPNSALEQITSLLPGMKSPTVTPLATEGWSSVHSVITENDFWENIEAIRSAGAQGILVIPIEKMIY; encoded by the coding sequence GTGTCTTCTATTCTCCGTATTGCCTTACAAAAGTCCGGTCGACTGAGCGAGGATTCGTACCAGTTGTTTAAAGAGTGCGGCATTCGCTTCGACTACGGCACCGGCAAGCTGAAATCCGTTTCATCGAATTTCCCCGCCGAGTTTCTGTTCCTGCGCGACGATGATATTCCGGGCTACGTCGAAGATGGCGTGGCTGATCTGGGCATCGTGGGCGAAAACGTGGCCGTTGAGTCCACGCATCAGGTCGAAACCGTCCATCGACTGGGTTTTTCGAAGTGTCGCCTGTCGTTAGCCATCCCGCGCGCCACCGACTGGAACGGTATTCACGACCTGGCCGGTAAAAGCATTGCGACTTCTTACCCGCGGATTCTGGGCAATTACCTCCAGGAAAAGCAGATTTCGGCGGAGATTCACGAGATCAGCGGATCGGTCGAGATTGCACCAGGCATTGGTCTGGCGGAAGCCATCTGCGACATTGTAAGCTCGGGCAGCACCCTGCTGAGCAACGGCCTGAAGGAAGTGGAAGTAATTTTCCGTTCCGAAGCCATCCTGATTGCCCGTCCGACGCTGGAAGCCGAGAAACAGACGCTGTTGGAGAAGTTGTTGTTCCGGATCAAAGCCGTTCAGGCCGCCAAGAACAACAAATACATCGTTCTGAACGCGCCGAATAGTGCGCTGGAGCAGATCACCTCGCTGCTGCCGGGCATGAAAAGCCCGACGGTTACGCCCCTCGCTACCGAGGGCTGGAGTTCAGTCCATTCGGTCATTACTGAGAATGATTTCTGGGAAAACATCGAAGCCATTCGTTCTGCAGGTGCACAGGGTATCCTGGTGATCCCGATTGAAAAAATGATTTATTGA
- a CDS encoding type II toxin-antitoxin system VapC family toxin: MATRSQERSASSWTRRMILDTNIVIYSIKPKFDSLRAYLVANQEDLRVSLITKIETLGYYKLAPRDQKKFERFFQLVPAFSLHENVIIEAIRLRQQRKRSVRDSIIAATALRHQLSLLTNNTVDFEDISGLRMISLQSIS, from the coding sequence ATGGCAACGCGAAGTCAGGAAAGATCGGCCTCTAGCTGGACGAGAAGAATGATACTTGATACGAACATTGTCATTTATTCGATCAAACCAAAATTTGATTCACTGCGTGCTTATTTAGTAGCTAATCAGGAGGATTTACGGGTGTCATTAATTACCAAAATTGAAACATTAGGGTATTATAAACTCGCCCCTCGGGATCAGAAGAAGTTTGAGCGCTTTTTTCAGCTAGTTCCGGCGTTTTCTCTTCACGAAAACGTCATTATTGAAGCCATCCGGTTGCGGCAACAACGAAAACGTTCAGTAAGGGATTCCATCATTGCGGCAACGGCTCTGCGCCACCAGCTATCCTTACTGACCAACAATACCGTTGATTTCGAAGACATTTCGGGTTTGCGGATGATTTCTTTACAGTCGATTTCCTAA